A region from the Cetobacterium somerae ATCC BAA-474 genome encodes:
- a CDS encoding MobA/MobL family protein codes for MANYHLNISYGRVGKGGPHIDYILGQNKYANKETEIKYTNHNLPNWCKSPKEFWVAADDNERINGTVYKEIRISLPNELSHEKNIELLNEFIDTILEGKYHYSVSI; via the coding sequence ATGGCAAATTATCATTTGAATATATCTTATGGTAGAGTTGGAAAAGGTGGGCCACATATTGACTATATTTTAGGACAAAATAAATACGCTAATAAAGAAACTGAGATTAAATACACTAATCACAATTTGCCTAATTGGTGCAAATCTCCTAAAGAATTTTGGGTAGCTGCTGATGACAATGAAAGAATTAATGGCACAGTGTATAAAGAGATTAGAATATCTCTTCCTAATGAACTGTCTCATGAGAAAAATATTGAGCTTTTAAATGAATTTATAGATACTATTCTAGAGGGAAAATATCACTATTCTGTATCTATT